The Deltaproteobacteria bacterium genome includes a region encoding these proteins:
- a CDS encoding type II toxin-antitoxin system VapC family toxin, whose protein sequence is MNYLLDTCIISELIKKTPEKRVVGWIGGCDEECLFLSVLTLGEIQKGIVKLSDKQRRTRLQGWLDQDLKNRFEGRILPVNAETSRVWGMIQAQSELQGRKIPVVDALIAATALANNLTVATRNRADMEKSGVAVFNPWELPA, encoded by the coding sequence GTGAATTATCTGCTCGACACCTGCATCATCTCCGAACTGATAAAAAAAACTCCCGAAAAAAGAGTGGTCGGCTGGATTGGCGGTTGCGATGAGGAATGCCTCTTTTTGAGTGTCCTTACTCTGGGAGAAATTCAGAAAGGGATCGTCAAATTATCCGACAAACAAAGGCGGACGCGCCTGCAGGGCTGGCTCGACCAAGACCTCAAAAACCGTTTTGAGGGGAGGATATTACCGGTCAACGCCGAGACATCCCGCGTTTGGGGGATGATTCAGGCGCAATCGGAGTTGCAAGGCCGGAAGATCCCCGTTGTTGATGCCCTGATTGCGGCAACCGCCCTGGCCAACAACCTCACTGTCGCCACGCGCAACAGGGCCGATATGGAAAAAAGCGGGGTTGCCGTGTTCAATCCCTGGGAGTTGCCGGCGTAA
- a CDS encoding type II toxin-antitoxin system Phd/YefM family antitoxin produces MKTAWQLQTAKNRLSEVVEKALRQGPQTITRRGKETVVILSVKDYEKLTKPKGGLVDFFLRSPLRGVDIDLERDKGFPREVDL; encoded by the coding sequence ATGAAGACAGCCTGGCAGTTGCAGACGGCCAAAAATCGTTTGAGCGAGGTGGTGGAAAAGGCCTTGCGGCAGGGGCCGCAGACAATCACCCGCCGGGGAAAAGAGACGGTCGTCATCCTTTCGGTGAAGGATTATGAAAAACTCACAAAACCGAAAGGGGGATTGGTTGATTTTTTCCTCCGTTCCCCCTTAAGGGGGGTCGATATCGATCTGGAAAGAGACAAGGGGTTCCCCCGCGAGGTGGACCTGTGA
- a CDS encoding type II toxin-antitoxin system RelE/ParE family toxin — translation MSYRIVLETRAKKEFLDLPREVQMKMGDVFDDLKANPRPPASKKLTGQEGYRIRKGDYRILYTVNDRQSLVAIYRVGHRREVYR, via the coding sequence ATGAGTTACCGTATTGTCCTGGAGACGCGAGCCAAAAAGGAATTTCTGGATCTTCCGCGGGAAGTTCAAATGAAAATGGGAGATGTTTTTGACGATTTGAAGGCAAACCCCCGCCCTCCCGCTTCGAAAAAGTTGACCGGTCAGGAAGGGTATCGCATCCGCAAGGGGGATTACCGGATTCTTTACACCGTTAACGACAGACAATCGCTGGTCGCCATTTATCGTGTCGGCCACCGAAGAGAAGTGTACCGCTGA
- a CDS encoding type II toxin-antitoxin system VapB family antitoxin, translating into MPTNLAINDKLLVQAKRLGKFKTKKETVDKILEEFVKAERRKGILKLFGKVDYYPDYDYKKGRSRR; encoded by the coding sequence ATGCCGACCAATCTCGCCATCAACGACAAACTCCTTGTCCAGGCCAAAAGGCTGGGAAAGTTCAAGACCAAAAAAGAGACGGTGGATAAAATCCTGGAGGAGTTCGTCAAGGCCGAACGCCGGAAGGGCATCCTCAAGCTTTTCGGTAAAGTCGATTATTATCCCGATTACGACTATAAAAAGGGGCGGTCTCGCCGTTGA
- a CDS encoding PIN domain nuclease produces MSILVDSSVWSLVLRRKEKSNHPAAILLRRRLDEKAGLCLTGVIYQEVLQGIRSDTLYQSVKSYLDDFEFLEVNLGLHAKAAGLFSRCRRSGIQAQTIDCLIATLSIHYDSPLLTTDPDFSHIARVSSLKLVDY; encoded by the coding sequence TTGAGCATCCTTGTCGACAGTTCTGTGTGGTCTCTCGTGCTTCGCCGGAAGGAGAAAAGCAATCATCCCGCCGCTATTCTTCTTCGGCGGAGGCTTGACGAAAAGGCCGGTCTTTGTCTTACGGGCGTTATTTATCAGGAAGTTTTACAGGGCATTCGTTCCGACACACTCTATCAGTCCGTCAAATCATATCTCGACGATTTTGAATTTCTTGAGGTGAATTTGGGGCTCCACGCCAAGGCGGCGGGCTTATTCAGCCGATGCCGTCGAAGCGGGATCCAGGCCCAGACCATTGACTGCCTTATTGCAACTCTAAGCATCCACTATGACTCCCCTCTTTTAACCACCGATCCGGATTTCAGTCATATCGCCCGGGTTTCTTCTCTAAAGTTGGTGGACTATTGA
- a CDS encoding ribbon-helix-helix domain-containing protein, translating into MPRKKISTTVYITEEQNELLKKLNEKTRVPIAEYIRQGRDLPGQMTLLDTGAE; encoded by the coding sequence ATGCCGCGAAAGAAAATATCCACGACGGTTTACATTACCGAAGAACAAAACGAACTCTTGAAAAAGTTGAACGAAAAAACCCGCGTCCCGATCGCGGAATATATCCGGCAGGGGCGCGATCTGCCTGGGCAGATGACTCTTCTCGACACCGGCGCCGAATAG
- the lepA gene encoding elongation factor 4 — protein sequence MTEIPFERRRNFCIIAHIDHGKSTLADRIIEMTGGLSSREMREQVLDAMDLERERGITIKAHSVRLIYKADNGLDYEFNLIDTPGHVDFHYEVSRSLSACEGAILVVDASQGVQAQTLANVYMALDHNLEILPVLNKIDLPNADPERVKNQVEQIIGIDASQALCVSAKTGQGVKDILEAVVKRLPPPRGSEGKPLSALIFDSWFDSYQGAVILVRVVDGSIRVGGRIKLMHTGRDYEVLKLGYFTPRPVAGEELATGEVGFVTAGIREVRETKIGDTVTDAQNPAPAPLPGFREVKPMVFAGIYPIQPNEYENLKAALEKLRLNDSSFVFEPETSAALGFGFRCGFLGLLHMEIVQERLEREYDLELITTSPTVVYKVHLTNGEVLEIDNPSKMPVEGVIDHLEEPFIHVTIHVPSEYLGNVIQLCEERRGHQKKIDYVTPDRVMVHYELPFPEIMFDFYDKLKSLTRGYASLDYEFLDFRASQLVKLNILVNSDPVDALSVIIHRDQAHYRGRELVSKLRGIIPRQQYEVALQAAIGSKVVARENVKALRKDVIAKCYGGDITRKRKLLEKQKEGKKRMKQVGRVEIPQEAFLAVLKID from the coding sequence ATGACTGAAATCCCTTTTGAGCGCCGTCGAAACTTCTGCATCATCGCCCACATCGACCACGGCAAATCTACGCTGGCCGACCGGATCATCGAAATGACCGGGGGATTATCCTCGCGTGAGATGCGCGAACAGGTGCTCGATGCCATGGACTTGGAGCGCGAGCGGGGAATCACCATCAAGGCCCACAGCGTCCGGCTTATCTACAAGGCCGACAACGGCCTCGACTACGAATTCAACCTCATCGACACCCCCGGGCACGTCGATTTCCACTACGAGGTCTCGCGGAGTCTTTCCGCCTGCGAAGGGGCCATCCTTGTTGTCGACGCCTCGCAGGGGGTTCAGGCGCAAACCCTCGCCAATGTTTACATGGCGCTCGATCACAATCTGGAAATTCTTCCCGTCTTGAACAAAATCGATCTCCCGAACGCTGACCCCGAACGCGTCAAAAATCAGGTGGAACAGATTATCGGCATCGACGCAAGCCAGGCGCTCTGTGTCAGCGCGAAGACCGGACAGGGGGTGAAGGATATTCTGGAGGCCGTTGTCAAAAGGCTTCCGCCTCCCCGGGGAAGCGAGGGAAAGCCGCTTTCCGCCCTTATCTTCGACAGCTGGTTTGACAGCTATCAGGGGGCGGTCATTCTGGTTCGGGTGGTGGACGGTTCCATCCGCGTCGGAGGGCGGATTAAACTGATGCATACCGGCCGGGACTATGAGGTGCTCAAGCTTGGCTATTTTACTCCCCGCCCGGTTGCCGGCGAGGAGTTGGCCACGGGAGAAGTCGGGTTTGTCACCGCCGGCATCCGCGAGGTGCGCGAAACAAAAATCGGCGACACCGTCACCGATGCGCAAAATCCTGCCCCAGCGCCGCTCCCCGGCTTTCGCGAGGTGAAGCCGATGGTCTTTGCCGGAATTTATCCCATTCAGCCGAACGAGTACGAAAATCTTAAGGCGGCGCTGGAAAAACTCCGGCTGAACGACAGCTCTTTTGTCTTTGAACCGGAGACATCGGCGGCGCTCGGTTTCGGCTTCCGATGCGGTTTTTTGGGGTTGTTACACATGGAGATTGTGCAGGAACGGCTGGAGCGCGAGTACGACCTTGAACTGATCACCACCTCGCCCACCGTCGTTTACAAGGTCCATCTCACCAATGGAGAGGTGCTGGAAATCGACAACCCCTCCAAAATGCCCGTGGAGGGGGTGATCGATCATCTCGAAGAGCCGTTTATCCATGTGACCATCCATGTCCCGAGCGAATATCTGGGCAATGTCATCCAGCTTTGCGAGGAAAGGAGGGGGCATCAGAAGAAGATCGACTACGTGACCCCCGACCGGGTGATGGTCCACTACGAACTCCCCTTTCCGGAGATCATGTTCGATTTTTACGACAAGCTGAAATCGCTCACGCGGGGATATGCGTCGCTGGACTATGAGTTTCTCGATTTCCGGGCTTCACAACTGGTGAAGCTCAACATCCTGGTGAACAGCGATCCGGTGGATGCCCTTTCGGTGATCATCCACCGCGACCAGGCCCATTACCGCGGGAGGGAGCTCGTCTCCAAGTTGCGCGGAATTATCCCGAGGCAACAGTACGAGGTGGCCCTTCAGGCGGCCATCGGTTCCAAGGTGGTGGCCCGGGAGAATGTCAAGGCGCTCCGCAAGGATGTGATCGCCAAGTGCTACGGTGGCGACATCACCCGCAAACGCAAGTTGCTGGAAAAACAAAAAGAGGGTAAAAAGAGGATGAAGCAGGTGGGGCGGGTGGAAATCCCGCAGGAGGCGTTTTTGGCGGTGCTGAAAATAGACTGA
- the lepB gene encoding signal peptidase I has protein sequence MDQNNLHNGLERLNQDVTPEPRKKGVIREYAEALLFAVLLAFFIRSFIIEPFKIPSKSMVPTLLVGDHIFVNKFIYGFRIPGTKKWMVKFGEPKRGDVIVFIYPEDEKLDFIKRVVGIPGDHIRMKDGKFFVNSAEVTEKEIPVVGVDPRDKRRLLISEAEAGEIPPQFRGIPFYRGYENYKIQMEDLTGYGHMIQRSRMMPNNEDVDLVVPKDHYFVMGDNRDQSADSRVWGFVPRENLKGEALFIWLSLDSDRGGVRLKRFGKKII, from the coding sequence ATGGATCAAAATAATCTGCACAACGGTTTGGAGCGTCTGAATCAGGACGTTACTCCGGAGCCCCGGAAAAAAGGGGTCATCCGCGAGTATGCCGAGGCGTTGCTGTTTGCCGTTCTGCTGGCCTTTTTCATCCGTTCCTTTATTATCGAGCCCTTTAAAATCCCCTCCAAGTCGATGGTCCCCACCCTTCTTGTGGGCGACCACATCTTTGTCAACAAATTCATCTACGGTTTTCGGATCCCCGGCACCAAAAAGTGGATGGTAAAATTCGGCGAACCCAAACGGGGGGATGTCATTGTATTTATCTATCCCGAGGATGAAAAGCTCGACTTCATCAAAAGGGTTGTCGGGATTCCCGGCGATCATATCCGGATGAAGGACGGGAAATTTTTTGTCAATTCCGCCGAGGTGACCGAAAAGGAAATCCCGGTCGTTGGCGTGGACCCCAGGGACAAGAGGCGTCTTCTGATTTCCGAGGCGGAGGCGGGCGAGATTCCGCCGCAGTTCCGGGGAATTCCCTTTTACCGGGGCTACGAGAATTACAAGATCCAGATGGAGGATTTGACCGGCTACGGCCACATGATTCAGCGGAGCCGGATGATGCCGAACAACGAGGATGTCGATCTGGTGGTGCCCAAGGACCACTACTTTGTCATGGGGGACAACCGCGACCAGAGCGCCGACAGCAGAGTCTGGGGGTTTGTCCCGCGCGAAAATCTGAAAGGGGAGGCGCTGTTCATCTGGCTTTCGCTCGATTCCGACCGCGGCGGTGTCCGGTTGAAGCGGTTCGGGAAGAAGATTATCTGA
- the pyrR gene encoding bifunctional pyr operon transcriptional regulator/uracil phosphoribosyltransferase PyrR, whose product MKTILDSKEMQMAIDKMAKEIVEESTVLDSLVLVGIRKRGVPLARRIAERIKEASKKEVAVGLLDINLYRDDLSRLDYHPVIGKTDIPCSVDEKTVFLVDDVLYTGRTIRCAMDALFDLGRPSAVKLAVLVDREGRELPVQGDVIGIHCPATAKENVKVSLKETDGKDEVNVE is encoded by the coding sequence ATGAAAACGATACTCGATTCAAAAGAGATGCAGATGGCCATCGATAAAATGGCCAAGGAAATTGTCGAAGAGTCGACGGTGCTTGATTCGCTGGTTTTGGTGGGGATCCGAAAAAGGGGGGTTCCTTTGGCCCGGCGGATTGCCGAGCGAATCAAAGAGGCTTCAAAAAAAGAAGTCGCGGTGGGTCTGCTCGATATCAACCTCTACCGCGATGATCTCTCACGGCTCGATTATCACCCGGTGATCGGCAAGACCGATATTCCCTGCTCGGTGGATGAAAAAACGGTTTTCCTGGTGGATGATGTTCTCTACACCGGCCGGACCATCCGTTGCGCCATGGACGCCCTGTTCGACCTCGGCCGGCCGTCCGCCGTCAAGCTTGCCGTGCTGGTGGACCGTGAAGGGCGGGAACTTCCCGTTCAGGGGGATGTGATCGGAATCCATTGTCCCGCGACGGCAAAGGAAAATGTAAAGGTCAGTCTTAAAGAAACCGACGGCAAGGATGAAGTCAATGTGGAGTAA
- a CDS encoding aspartate carbamoyltransferase catalytic subunit has product MQLARKDLLGIEELSKKEIELILETAKTFQEISTREVKKVPTLRGKTVINLFFEDSTRTRTSFEIAGKRLSADVINISQKGSSVAKGETLLDTAKNIEAMGPDLIVCRHKSAGVPQFLASRLKASIINAGDGAHEHPTQALLDLMTIREAKGKIAGLNVAIVGDIAHSRVTRSNIHALNKMGAHVTVVGPLTMLPVEIGKMGVRVSTDLKEGTAKADVIMMLRIQRERLLCSPFPTLREYSRLYGLNKEALRTARPDVVIMHPGPVNRGVEIDPEVADGPYSLILDQVTNGVAVRMAVLYLLSGQKGEGARSQKPEVI; this is encoded by the coding sequence ATGCAATTGGCGCGTAAAGATCTGTTGGGTATCGAGGAGTTAAGCAAAAAGGAAATCGAATTAATTCTCGAGACGGCAAAAACCTTTCAGGAAATATCCACCCGCGAAGTCAAAAAAGTTCCCACCCTTCGCGGCAAAACAGTCATCAATCTCTTTTTCGAGGATTCCACCCGGACCCGGACCTCGTTTGAAATCGCCGGCAAACGACTCTCCGCGGATGTCATTAACATCTCCCAAAAAGGATCCTCGGTCGCGAAAGGAGAGACCCTCCTCGATACGGCAAAGAACATCGAAGCCATGGGGCCCGATCTCATCGTTTGCCGCCACAAATCGGCCGGTGTTCCGCAATTTCTGGCATCGCGCCTGAAAGCGTCCATCATCAACGCGGGCGACGGCGCGCACGAGCATCCCACGCAGGCGCTACTCGATCTGATGACGATTCGCGAAGCCAAGGGAAAAATCGCCGGCTTGAACGTCGCCATCGTCGGCGACATCGCCCATAGCCGGGTAACCCGCTCGAACATCCACGCGTTAAACAAGATGGGGGCGCATGTGACGGTGGTGGGGCCGCTGACGATGTTGCCGGTTGAAATCGGAAAAATGGGAGTCAGGGTTTCAACCGATCTTAAGGAGGGGACGGCCAAAGCCGATGTGATCATGATGCTCCGGATCCAGCGGGAACGACTGCTTTGCTCCCCCTTTCCCACGTTGAGGGAATATTCCCGGTTGTACGGGCTGAACAAAGAGGCGTTGAGAACAGCAAGGCCGGATGTGGTGATCATGCATCCGGGGCCTGTCAACCGCGGCGTGGAGATCGATCCCGAGGTGGCCGATGGCCCCTATTCGCTCATTCTCGATCAGGTCACGAATGGGGTGGCGGTGAGAATGGCGGTTTTGTATCTGCTGTCGGGGCAGAAAGGGGAAGGAGCCAGAAGCCAGAAGCCAGAAGTAATATGA
- a CDS encoding dihydroorotase, which yields MKLLIKNGHLIDPKNRRDGRFDLLIENEKVRDLLKPGTKVTSAEVIDAKGCIVAPGFIDLHVHLREPGHEYKETIRSGTWAAAAGGFTSVCCMANTNPVNDNASVTEYILNKAREEGVVNVFPIGAVSRGLEGSELSPMGELKKAGCIGFSDDGKTVQNNRLMRLALEYAKTFDSPVISHAICADLACGGVMHEGFVSTRLGLSGIPNAAEEIIISRDIHLAELTGARLHIAHLSTAGGVELVRQAKKKGIKVTAEAAPHHFTLTDEAVEGTVSRGYDTNTKMMPPLRSENDRKAIVAGLASGVIDAIATDHAPHATVDKEIEFDKAAFGIVGLETALSLSLQLVEKKKLSMKKMVELLTVNPARIMGLKKGSLEKGASADIVIFNPAVSYKIDPSKFRSKSKNTPFGGMKVKGVVKCTLVGGKVVYKG from the coding sequence ATGAAGTTATTAATCAAAAACGGACATCTCATCGATCCAAAGAACAGGCGCGACGGCCGGTTTGATCTCCTCATCGAAAACGAAAAGGTGCGCGATCTCCTCAAGCCGGGGACGAAAGTGACGTCTGCCGAGGTGATCGATGCCAAAGGGTGCATTGTGGCGCCGGGGTTTATCGATTTGCATGTCCACCTGCGCGAGCCGGGGCATGAATATAAGGAGACGATACGGAGTGGAACGTGGGCGGCCGCCGCAGGCGGCTTTACCTCGGTCTGTTGCATGGCCAACACCAATCCGGTCAACGACAACGCCTCGGTGACCGAATACATTTTGAACAAGGCGCGCGAGGAAGGGGTGGTGAATGTCTTTCCCATCGGCGCCGTCTCTCGCGGCCTCGAAGGGAGCGAGTTGAGCCCCATGGGGGAGCTGAAAAAAGCGGGATGCATCGGTTTTTCCGACGACGGCAAAACGGTCCAAAACAATCGCTTGATGCGTCTGGCGCTGGAATATGCCAAAACGTTCGATTCTCCGGTGATCAGCCACGCCATTTGCGCCGATCTTGCATGCGGCGGGGTCATGCACGAAGGATTCGTCTCCACCCGGCTTGGACTTTCCGGAATTCCCAATGCGGCGGAAGAGATCATCATCAGCCGCGATATTCACCTGGCGGAATTAACCGGCGCCCGGCTTCATATCGCCCATCTTTCAACGGCCGGCGGCGTCGAGCTGGTGCGTCAGGCCAAAAAGAAGGGAATTAAGGTCACCGCCGAGGCGGCGCCGCATCATTTTACGCTGACCGATGAGGCGGTTGAGGGGACAGTGTCCCGAGGATACGATACCAACACCAAGATGATGCCCCCGCTCCGATCCGAAAACGATCGTAAGGCGATTGTCGCCGGACTCGCATCGGGAGTTATCGACGCCATTGCCACCGACCATGCCCCTCATGCCACAGTCGACAAGGAGATTGAATTTGACAAGGCGGCCTTTGGAATTGTGGGTCTGGAAACGGCGTTAAGTTTGTCCCTGCAACTGGTGGAAAAGAAAAAGCTGTCGATGAAAAAAATGGTGGAGCTGTTGACGGTCAACCCCGCCCGCATCATGGGTCTGAAAAAGGGGAGTCTGGAAAAAGGGGCCTCTGCCGATATCGTCATTTTTAATCCGGCGGTCTCTTACAAAATCGATCCTTCCAAATTCCGTTCGAAAAGCAAAAACACCCCGTTTGGGGGGATGAAGGTGAAGGGGGTGGTCAAATGTACCCTGGTTGGAGGGAAGGTAGTGTATAAGGGATGA